One Pygocentrus nattereri isolate fPygNat1 chromosome 23, fPygNat1.pri, whole genome shotgun sequence genomic window carries:
- the rcc1l gene encoding RCC1-like G exchanging factor-like protein isoform X2 yields MGLNKDSQLGFQRTQHDRNKSYDYVLEPSPVSLPLANPQETRVLQVSCGRAHSLVLTDSEGVFSMGNNAYGQCGRKIVEDEVYSGNHLVHKIEVFDSRVIQVACGQDHSLFLTETGSVYACGWGADGQTGLGHHNKTALPVLVRGDLAGVKIQQVTTYGDCSLAVSTDGQLFGWGNSEYLQLASVTEATQISSPQLLPLKGVGKVTQAACGGTQVAVLNEDGEVFVWGYGILGKGPNLSESEIPEKVPATLFGRSEFSPTVKVSQIRCGLTNFAAITDHGELFVWGKNVRGCLGIGKREDQYFPWRVTVPGHVVNVACGVDHMVALVKSII; encoded by the exons ACAAAAGTTATGATTATGTGCTGGAGCCCTCCCCTGTGTCTCTGCCGTTGGCTAATCCTCAGGAAACGCGTGTCTTGCAGGTGTCCTGCGGCCGAGCGCACTCTCTGGTACTCACAGACTCTGAGGGAG TGTTCAGCATGGGGAATAATGCCTACGGCCAGTGTGGAAGGAAGATAGTTGAGGATGAAGTTTACAG TGGCAACCATCTTGTCCACAAGATAGAGGTCTTTGACAGCCGAGTCATTCAG GTGGCGTGTGGGCAGGACCACAGTTTGTTCCTGACAGAGACTGGCTCAGTGTACGCCTGTGGATGGGGGGCAGATGGACAAACAG GTCTCGGCCATCACAACAAGACTGCACTCCCTGTTCTAGTGCGGGGGGACCTGGCAGGGGTCAAAATTCAGCAGGTGACCACGTATGGAGACTGCAGCTTAGCTGTGTCCACAGATGGCCAACTGTTTGGCTGGGGCAACTCTGAGTACCTGCAGCTTGCCTCAGTCACAGAGGCAACACAG ATCAGCTCTCCACAGCTGCTTCCACTGAAGGGGGTGGGAAAGGTGACGCAGGCTGCGTGCGGGGGAACCCAGGTCGCTGTACTCAACG AGGATGGAGAGGTGTTTGTGTGGGGTTATGGAATCCTGGGAAAAGGGCCTAATCTGTCCGAGTCTGAAATCCCAGAGAAAGTGCCAGCTACGCTTTTTGGGAGGTCAGAGTTCAGTCCTACAGTAAAAGTCTCCCAGATCCGCTGTGGACTCACGAACTTTGCAGCTATCACAG atcatGGCGAGTTGTTTGTCTGGGGCAAGAACGTGAGAGGATGTCTGGGAATCGGGAAACGAGAAGACCAGTATTTTCCGTGGCGG GTGACCGTACCGGGACATGTGGTGAATGTTGCTTGTGGAGTCGACCACATGGTGGCACTTGTCAAGTCAATCATTTAA